Proteins encoded by one window of Salvia splendens isolate huo1 chromosome 5, SspV2, whole genome shotgun sequence:
- the LOC121802223 gene encoding BTB/POZ domain-containing protein NPY2-like produces the protein MKFMKLGSKPDTFQTDGNCVRYVATDLATDVIVHVGDVKFYLHKFPLLSKCARLQKLVSSGNEGNRDEVKIDDLPGGPSAFAVCAKFCYGMTVTLNAYNVVTSRCAAEYLEMHETVEKGNLVYKVDVFLNSVIFRSWKDSIIVVQNTKSSSPSPEEVKIISQCIDAIASKASVHVSKVDWSYTYNRKKIAEENGNDPSWNGLRNRTVPNDWWVEDLCELDIDLFKRIIMTIKNKQAVSSEVIGEALKAYAYSKLPGSGKNVIQQNDLVKYRNILDTIVWLLPVEKGSVSCSFLLKLLKASISADSGETVKMELAKRIGRQLEEASVSDLLIQACDGEETMYDVHVIKKILEEFVTQDENSVAEMENGCEIQEMIRPGILSEASKLMVAKLVDGYLVEIAKDPNLPFATFTGIAEIVSSYPRPSHDALYRAIDTYLKVHPGISKSERKKLCRLMDCKKLSAEACMHAVQNERLPLRVVVQVLFFEQVRASASSGSSTPDLPKAIKDLNCGSYSSSRSQTTNTDEDWDAVASSEELRALRGELAALRLGNGAMQERSNGAVESKMISNSDRAAISKVKGLIMSKRIFSKIWSNKVENSGSDSSESLGSANHDEVKSTPTRKGRHSVS, from the exons ATGAAGTTTATGAAGCTTGGATCCAAGCCTGATACGTTTCAGACTGATGGGAACTGCGTCAG ATATGTGGCTACTGACTTGGCTACGGACGTTATTGTTCATGTTGGTGATGTTAAGTTCTACCTTCACAAG TTTCCTCTCCTCTCTAAATGTGCACGGTTACAAAAGTTGGTTTCTTCGGGTAATGAAGGAAATAGAGATGAGGTCAAGATCGATGACCTTCCAGGCGGCCCAAGCGCCTTTGCAGTTTGTGCCAAGTTCTGTTACGGGATGACAGTAACCCTAAATGCTTATAATGTTGTCACAAGCCGTTGTGCTGCTGAGTATCTCGAGATGCATGAGACGGTAGAGAAAGGTAACCTCGTCTACAAGGTCGATGTTTTCCTCAACTCTGTGATTTTCAGGAGTTGGAAGGACTCCATCATTGTTGTTCAGAACACAAAATCCTCTTCGCCATCGCCCGAGGAAGTTAAGATAATCAGCCAGTGCATCGATGCTATCGCTTCCAAGGCGTCGGTTCATGTCTCTAAGGTGGATTGGTCCTACACATACAACCGGAAGAAGATTGCTGAGGAAAACGGGAATGACCCCAGCTGGAACGGCCTCAGAAACCGAACAGTTCCAAACGACTGGTGGGTCGAGGACTTGTGCGAGCTCGACATAGATTTGTTCAAGCGTATCATCATGACTATTAAGAACAAACAAGCGGTATCTAGTGAGGTGATCGGAGAGGCTTTAAAAGCATATGCTTACAGTAAACTTCCCGGCTCCGGCAAGAATGTCATCCAACAGAATGATCTGGTTAAGTATCGCAACATCTTGGACACCATTGTGTGGCTGTTGCCCGTGGAGAAGGGAAGCGTCTCATGCAGTTTCTTGCTCAAGCTGTTGAAAGCGTCCATCTCCGCTGATTCGGGAGAAACGGTGAAGATGGAGCTGGCAAAAAGGATAGGGCGTCAGTTGGAGGAGGCTTCCGTCAGCGATCTGCTGATCCAAGCTTGTGATGGAGAAGAGACAATGTATGACGTTCACGTGATCAAAAAAATACTTGAGGAATTCGTCACGCAAGATGAGAACTCAGTGGCTGAGATGGAAAATGGTTGCGAGATTCAAGAGATGATAAGGCCTGGGATTCTCTCCGAAGCCTCGAAGCTGATGGTGGCAAAGCTCGTCGATGGCTACCTTGTCGAGATTGCAAAGGACCCTAATCTACCATTTGCTACCTTCACCGGGATTGCAGAGATCGTCTCGAGCTATCCACGACCATCCCACGATGCTCTGTATCGTGCCATTGATACATATCTCAAG GTGCACCCCGGGATCAGTAAGAGTGAGCGGAAGAAGTTATGCCGGTTGATGGACTGCAAGAAGCTGTCTGCAGAGGCGTGCATGCACGCTGTGCAGAATGAGAGGCTCCCTCTACGCGTGGTGGTGCAGGTGCTCTTCTTCGAGCAAGTACGGGCTTCTGCTTCCTCCGGGAGCAGCACCCCGGACCTTCCCAAAGCCATCAAGGACCTCAACTGCGGCTCCTACAGCAGCTCAAGGTCGCAGACTACTAACACTGACGAGGACTGGGACGCTGTTGCTTCGTCGGAGGAGCTTAGAGCGCTGAGAGGCGAGCTGGCTGCGCTGAGGTTGGGCAACGGAGCGATGCAGGAGAGGAGCAATGGCGCCGTGGAGAGCAAGATGATCAGCAATTCAGACAGGGCTGCCATTAGTAAGGTGAAGGGCCTGATCATGTCGAAGAGGATCTTCTCGAAGATTTGGTCGAACAAGGTGGAGAACAGTGGGTCGGATTCATCGGAGAGTCTTGGATCGGCCAACCACGACGAGGTGAAGTCGACGCCGACGAGGAAAGGGAGGCATTCTGTTTCTTAG
- the LOC121802869 gene encoding transcription initiation factor IIA subunit 2-like isoform X2: MATCELYRISTIGVCLTEILDQMVSSGVLSPELAIQSMTDALENEVKSKVSIKGHLHTYNFCDNVWNFTLQNAQIKSEEGQETVECVKIVACDSKLLTQ; the protein is encoded by the exons ATGGCGACTTGCGAGCTGTACAGGATATCGACGATCGGGGTGTGCTTGACGGAAATTCTAGATCAGATGGTTTCTAGTGGTGTGCTGAGCCCGGAACTCGCCATTCAA TCAATGACAGATGCTCTGGAAAATGAGGTGAAGAGCAAGGTCTCCATTAAG GGGCATCTTCACACCTACAATTTCTGTGACAACGTCTGGAACTTCACCCTACAAAATGCTCAGATCAAAAGTGAGGAAGGCCAGGAAACCGTCGAATGTGTCAAGATAGTCGCGTGTGATTCTAAGCTGCTGACTCAGTGA
- the LOC121801906 gene encoding probable E3 ubiquitin-protein ligase RHY1A, whose protein sequence is MTSASELFYQRRSRIGRHSDSFGVGSDLGSPPPPLWINRRRRNNSNTVGGNHSRRDRFDPDGCNPLRRSLHHPRQTSFHRSSHPPPERETVRPEDGNHLFSPGNVIHPEPQFNPQDRLSLSGNDRLPGAVLLARERLLQRLRGVTLSGSRRSNRNSSSSQHSDYAMGDDFRLVDAGDWETEISREWLAAAAPLPSSVVQHLNKRPPGLTQEALSCLPVEIFCVTEESDEQHVSRASRECSICLESFLVGDQLICLPCGHRYHFCCLDPWVRTCADCPYCRRSINVTSGRVKKDPEC, encoded by the exons ATGACGAGCGCTTCGGAGCTTTTCTACCAGCGGAGGTCGCGAATTGGGCGTCATTCCGATTCATTTGGCGTTGGGTCGGATTTGGGCTCTCCACCGCCGCCTCTCTGGATCAATCGCCGCCGCCGCAACAACAGCAACACTGTCGGAGGAAATCACAGCCGCCGAGATCGTTTCGATCCGGACGGCTGCAATCCGTTGCGCCGCTCTCTTCATCACCCGCGCCAGACCTCGTTTCATCGCTCTTCTCATCCACCTCCG GAACGTGAAACGGTTCGACCTGAAGATGGCAACCACCTGTTTTCTCCAGGAAATGTTATCCATCCTGAACCTCAATTTAATCCACAAGATAGGCTGTCATTAAGTGGGAATGACAGGCTTCCTGGAGCCGTGCTGCTTGCTAGGGAAAGACTTCTGCAACGACTGAGAGGTGTTACACTCTCTGGTAGCAG GCGGAGTAACAGGAACTCATCTAGTAGCCAACATAGTGACTATGCAATGGGGGATGACTTCAGGCTCGTGGATGCTGGGGATTGGGAAACAGAAATATCTAGGGAGTGGCTTGCAGCAGCGGCTCCCTTACCCAGTTCAGTTGTCCAGCATCTGAACAAGAGGCCTCCAGGACTTACTCAAGAGGCATTAAGCTGTTTGCCGGTCGAGATATTCTGTGTCACAGAGGAAAGTGACGAACAGCACGTGTCTAGGGCATCGAGAGAGTGCAGCATATGCCTGGAGAGTTTCTTGGTGGGAGATCAGCTGATATGTCTACCGTGCGGGCACAGGTATCATTTTTGTTGCTTGGACCCCTGGGTTCGGACTTGTGCAGACTGCCCATATTGCCGTAGGAGTATTAATGTAACTTCTGGCAGAGTTAAAAAGGATCCAGAATGTTGA
- the LOC121802224 gene encoding uncharacterized protein LOC121802224, with product MVAKFTRVDTLEVKDVIYQRIGHQRADRYFDQLKRFLSLKLSKVEFNRSCVQTIGRENVYLHNRLIRSIAQNACQARNPPQKARKQIEGLSVKVANGYQRNSLQSLYGDAFPQSPRKCRSPVSRDRKLRDRPSPLCPLGRSPSLTCEETVTRTQEQQSGTLTELLSLCSRPPVDVASVEDGEEVEQCAGSLDSGRWWSPVTAPFGVSVGARVAVGCSYKDGACAEACENQGELPGTVSLRRCLQKKLASEGVGISLECADVINNSLNVFLKRIIEPCLSIASSKCTDLGRQSNKAVMSDRGRRVSILDFRVAMESNPRLLGADWPVQLEKICHYASGE from the coding sequence ATGGTGGCGAAATTTACTCGTGTGGACACTCTAGAGGTGAAAGATGTTATCTATCAAAGGATTGGACACCAAAGAGCAGATAGGTACTTTGATCAGCTGAAGAGATTTCTAAGTTTGAAGCTTAGCAAAGTTGAGTTTAACAGGAGCTGTGTGCAGACTATTGGGAGGGAGAACGTTTATCTTCACAATAGGCTTATCCGATCCATTGCCCAAAATGCGTGTCAAGCTAGGAATCCACCTCAAAAAGCTCGAAAACAAATTGAAGGACTAAGTGTTAAGGTTGCAAATGGTTACCAGAGGAACTCTCTGCAGTCTCTATATGGTGATGCTTTCCCCCAGTCGCCTCGCAAATGTAGGTCTCCTGTCAGCAGAGATCGCAAGCTGAGGGATCGCCCGAGCCCTCTGTGCCCACTGGGTAGGAGCCCTAGTCTCACTTGTGAAGAAACAGTCACGAGGACTCAAGAACAGCAGAGTGGAACACTAACAGAGTTGCTTTCCCTCTGCAGCAGACCTCCAGTTGATGTCGCCTCAGTGGAAGACGGGGAGGAGGTCGAGCAGTGTGCTGGAAGCCTCGATAGTGGAAGGTGGTGGAGTCCTGTCACTGCTCCTTTTGGTGTCTCAGTTGGCGCTCGTGTGGCTGTTGGTTGCAGCTATAAGGACGGTGCTTGTGCTGAGGCCTGTGAAAATCAAGGGGAGTTGCCTGGTACGGTATCTTTAAGAAGGTGTTTGCAGAAGAAGCTGGCATCAGAGGGAGTAGGGATCTCGCTGGAATGTGCAGACGTGATAAACAACAGCTTGAACGTGTTCTTAAAGCGAATAATTGAGCCATGTTTGTCGATTGCTTCATCCAAGTGTACAGATCTTGGGAGACAATCAAATAAGGCAGTGATGTCTGATAGAGGTAGACGTGTGAGTATACTGGATTTCCGGGTTGCGATGGAATCAAACCCTCGTTTGCTTGGGGCGGATTGGCCCGTCCAGCTCGAGAAGATCTGCCACTACGCCTCCGGGGAGTAA
- the LOC121802304 gene encoding leucine-rich repeat protein 2-like, whose product MAAVSLLLSFFLPILLSFSPALSTNSEGNALSALRSRLSDPTNVLQSWDPTLVNPCTWFHVTCDSNNHVLRLDLGNSNISGSLGPELGELKHLQYLELYKNNIVGKIPKELGNLGKLISMDLYGNKFQGKIPESFANLKSLRFLRLNDNKLTGSIPREFATLSDLKVFDISNNDLCGTIPVDGPFGMFPMESFANNNRLNGPELKGLVAYEFGC is encoded by the exons atggcTGCTGTttctcttttgctctctttctTCCTTCCCATCCTCCTCTCCTTCTCTCCCGCGCTCTCCACCAACTCTGAAG GAAATGCGCTGTCTGCTTTGAGAAGCAGACTTTCAGACCCCACAAATGTTCTGCAAAGTTGGGACCCAACTCTTGTGAATCCTTGTACTTGGTTTCATGTCACCTGCGATTCCAACAACCACGTTCTTCGCTT GGACTTGGGCAATTCCAACATTTCTGGGAGTTTGGGACCGGAGCTAGGTGAACTCAAGCACCTGCAGTATTT GGAGCTTTACAAAAATAACATAGTAGGGAAAATCCCCAAGGAGTTGGGCAATTTGGGAAAGCTCATAAGCATGGATCTCTATGGAAACAAATTCCAAGGGAAGATACCCGAGTCCTTTGCCAACTTGAAGTCTCTTCGATTTTT ACGGTTGAATGATAACAAGCTAACTGGATCAATACCGCGGGAATTCGCCACTCTGTCTGACCTCAAAGTCTT TGATATCTCGAATAATGATCTTTGTGGAACAATACCGGTTGATGGCCCATTTGGGATGTTTCCGATGGAAAG TTTTGCTAACAACAACAGACTCAATGGCCCCGAGTTGAAAGGATTGGTGGCTTATGAGTTTGGATGCTAG
- the LOC121802869 gene encoding transcription initiation factor IIA subunit 2-like isoform X1, which translates to MLSILFLSLTASTNSHSSTRLSNQLINDQQLPKIKFLGISRGKMATCELYRISTIGVCLTEILDQMVSSGVLSPELAIQSMTDALENEVKSKVSIKGHLHTYNFCDNVWNFTLQNAQIKSEEGQETVECVKIVACDSKLLTQ; encoded by the exons ATGCTTTcaattctctttctctctctcactgCATCGACGAACTCGCATAGCTCGACCAGATTATCTAACCAATTAATAAACGATCAACAACTTCCGAAAATCAAGTTTCT TGGAATCAGTAGAGGAAAAATGGCGACTTGCGAGCTGTACAGGATATCGACGATCGGGGTGTGCTTGACGGAAATTCTAGATCAGATGGTTTCTAGTGGTGTGCTGAGCCCGGAACTCGCCATTCAA TCAATGACAGATGCTCTGGAAAATGAGGTGAAGAGCAAGGTCTCCATTAAG GGGCATCTTCACACCTACAATTTCTGTGACAACGTCTGGAACTTCACCCTACAAAATGCTCAGATCAAAAGTGAGGAAGGCCAGGAAACCGTCGAATGTGTCAAGATAGTCGCGTGTGATTCTAAGCTGCTGACTCAGTGA